In Streptomyces pluripotens, the genomic window CGTGCTGGAGGTCGACCGAGACCTCGCCGTGGTGCAGGTCCTTGAGGACACCGCCGGCATGGACCGGACCAGTACCCGGGTCGCTTTCTCGGGCGCACCGCTGCGCGTCCCGGTCGGCACCGGCTGGCTGGGTCGGGTGTGCAACGGGCGGGGCGAACCGACCGACGGCGGACCGCCCGTGCTGGGCGGCACGTACGCCGCGGTGGGCGGAGCGCCGATCAACCCGCTGCGCCGGGAACCGCCCGACGAGGCGGTGCTGACCGGTGTGACGGCCGTGGACGTGCTGACCACCGTGGTGCGTGGCCAGAAGCTGCCGGTGTTCTCCGCGGCCGGGCTACCGCACCTTGATCTGGCGGTGCAGATCGCGGCCCAGGCGACCTGTGGCGAAGAGGCCTTCGCCGTCGTGTTCGCGGGTATGGGACTCACCCACGCCGACGCGGCATTCGTCCGGTCGGGGTTGGCCAAGCGCTCCGCGGCGCGGGAACTGGTCCTGCTGCTCAACACGGCCGACGACCCGGTGATCGAGCGGCTGCTCACCCCGCGGCTGGCGCTGACCGTCGCCGAGCACCTGGCGTTCACACAAGGCCGCCACGTCCTGGTGGTGATGGCGGACATGACGGCCTACTCCGAAGCGCTGCGCGAAGTGTCCGCCGCACGCGGCGAGATCCCGGCCCGCCGGGCCTACCCCGGCTACCTCTACAGCGACCTCGCCTCCCTCTACGAACGCTGCGGCCGGATCAGGGGCCGGCCCGGGTCCGTGACCGTGCTCCCTGTGCTCACCATGCCGGCCGGGGACATCACACACCCTGTCCCGGACCTCACCGGTTACATCACGGAGGGCCAGATCGTGCTGTCCGCCGAGGTGTACGCCACCGGCGTCTATCCGCCGGTCGATCCCCTCGCCTCGCTCTCCCGGTTGATGCGCAGGGGAACCGGAGCGGGGCGGACCCGCGCCGATCACCCGGATGTCGCCGCGCAGCTGATCGCCGCGCTGGCCCGGTCGCGTCAGGTGCGGGAACTGGCCGACCTGATCGGGCGGTCGGCACTCAGCCCGGCCGACCTGCGGCACCTGGACATGGAGGAAGCGTTCCGGCAGCGGTTCCTCGCCCAGGGCAGGGACGAGAACCGCTCGTTGGAAGATTCCCTGGACCGCGCCTGGGAGGTCCTGCTGACGCTACCGCGCGGTCATCTGGGCATGCTCCCGGCCGAACTGCTCGATGCCCACGGGGTTCCGTCCCGGGCGGGGCCGAAAGAGCCGGAAGAGCCGGAACCGGGCGGAGAGGAAACGGGCGAGGGAACGGGCGAGGAGGAGGCGCGCCAACGGAGAACGCAGGGAACCGGGACGGACAGTAAGGGAACGGACGGCAAGGGGACACCTCCGTGAGTGGGCGCGGCAGCCGGGTGCGGGCGGGCAGGGCCAGCCGGCTGCGGTTGCGCCGTGCTCTCGCCACCGCGGAGCGAGGCGCCGACCTGTTGGAACGCAAACTCCGGCTGGTGCTGGACCGCGAGCGCTCGGCACGACGGGCCGCAGCGGGAGCTGGCCGGATGTGGCGGGAGCGGCTCGCCGAGGCGGACACCTGGCTGGTGCGCGGGGTGCTCCTCGGCGGCGAACGGGCCCTGACCCAGGCGGTGCCGGCAGACCGGGCCCGGGTCGAAGTCCGGTGGGCCGTCCTCATGGGGGTTCGCCATCCGGCCGCCGTGTCCTGCACGGATGCGGTCCGCACCGCCCGGGAACCGGCGCCGCCGAACACCGCGCTGGTGCTCGCCGAGTCGGCGTACCGTGCCGCGGTCCGGGCGGGCGCGGAGTACGCGGCCCACCATGCGGCGGCCGAGTTGCTCGCCGC contains:
- a CDS encoding V-type ATP synthase subunit B; the encoded protein is MSRSTGLGRAGPVEYTGVRELHGPLVVVGGVSGVGWDEFATIILDSGELRHGLVLEVDRDLAVVQVLEDTAGMDRTSTRVAFSGAPLRVPVGTGWLGRVCNGRGEPTDGGPPVLGGTYAAVGGAPINPLRREPPDEAVLTGVTAVDVLTTVVRGQKLPVFSAAGLPHLDLAVQIAAQATCGEEAFAVVFAGMGLTHADAAFVRSGLAKRSAARELVLLLNTADDPVIERLLTPRLALTVAEHLAFTQGRHVLVVMADMTAYSEALREVSAARGEIPARRAYPGYLYSDLASLYERCGRIRGRPGSVTVLPVLTMPAGDITHPVPDLTGYITEGQIVLSAEVYATGVYPPVDPLASLSRLMRRGTGAGRTRADHPDVAAQLIAALARSRQVRELADLIGRSALSPADLRHLDMEEAFRQRFLAQGRDENRSLEDSLDRAWEVLLTLPRGHLGMLPAELLDAHGVPSRAGPKEPEEPEPGGEETGEGTGEEEARQRRTQGTGTDSKGTDGKGTPP
- a CDS encoding V-type ATP synthase subunit D produces the protein MSGRGSRVRAGRASRLRLRRALATAERGADLLERKLRLVLDRERSARRAAAGAGRMWRERLAEADTWLVRGVLLGGERALTQAVPADRARVEVRWAVLMGVRHPAAVSCTDAVRTAREPAPPNTALVLAESAYRAAVRAGAEYAAHHAAAELLAAEAERTRRRVRALRRHWIPRLRHELAAVELALEESEHEEAVRRRWAASQGAQRPRHGEHS